In the Pseudolabrys taiwanensis genome, one interval contains:
- a CDS encoding TOBE domain-containing protein, translated as MKLSARNQLKGTIVDIKPGATTTHVRIDIGGGQVLTASITNEAADEMKLTAGKPAYAIIKASSVMVGVD; from the coding sequence ATGAAACTCAGCGCGCGCAATCAACTCAAAGGCACGATCGTCGACATCAAGCCGGGGGCCACCACCACGCACGTCCGCATCGATATCGGCGGCGGACAGGTGCTCACCGCCTCGATCACCAACGAAGCCGCTGACGAGATGAAGCTGACGGCGGGCAAGCCGGCCTATGCCATCATCAAGGCCAGCAGCGTCATGGTCGGGGTCGACTGA